In Streptomyces sp. NBC_00704, a genomic segment contains:
- a CDS encoding SDR family oxidoreductase produces the protein MSGPLQGKVALVAGATRGAGRGIAVELGAAGATVYVTGRTTRERRSEYDRPETIEDTADLVTEAGGRGVAVPTDHLDPVRVRALVDRIAREQDRLDVLVNDIWGAEHLFEWDTPVWEHDLDNGLRLLRLAVETHAVTSHHALPLLLRRPGGLVVEMTDGTAEYNRDTYRVNLFYDLAKTSVLRMAFALAHEIGPREATAVALTPGWMRSELMLDHFGVREDNWPDALDRVPHFAISETPRFVGRAVAALAADPGVARFNGRSLSSGGLAREYGFTDLDGSRPDAWRYLVEVQDAGKPADVTGYR, from the coding sequence CACTGGTGGCGGGGGCCACCCGGGGTGCGGGACGGGGCATCGCCGTGGAACTGGGGGCGGCCGGCGCCACCGTGTACGTCACCGGCCGCACCACCCGCGAGAGGCGCTCGGAGTACGACCGCCCCGAGACGATCGAGGACACCGCCGACCTGGTCACCGAGGCGGGCGGCCGGGGCGTCGCCGTCCCCACCGACCACCTCGACCCCGTCCGGGTCCGCGCCCTCGTCGACCGCATCGCCCGGGAACAGGACCGCCTCGACGTCCTCGTCAACGACATCTGGGGCGCCGAGCACCTCTTCGAGTGGGACACCCCGGTCTGGGAGCACGACCTCGACAACGGACTGCGGCTGCTCCGCCTCGCCGTGGAGACCCACGCCGTCACCAGCCACCACGCGCTCCCGCTGCTGCTGCGCCGGCCGGGCGGCCTGGTGGTCGAGATGACCGACGGCACCGCCGAGTACAACCGCGACACCTACCGCGTGAACCTCTTCTACGACCTCGCCAAGACGTCCGTCCTGCGCATGGCGTTCGCCCTCGCCCACGAGATCGGGCCGCGCGAGGCCACCGCCGTCGCGCTCACGCCGGGCTGGATGCGCTCGGAGCTGATGCTCGACCACTTCGGCGTCCGCGAGGACAACTGGCCCGACGCCCTCGACCGCGTCCCCCACTTCGCGATCTCCGAGACGCCCCGCTTCGTCGGCCGGGCCGTCGCCGCCCTCGCCGCCGACCCCGGTGTCGCCCGGTTCAACGGGCGCTCCCTCTCCAGCGGCGGCCTCGCGCGGGAGTACGGCTTCACCGATCTCGACGGGAGCCGCCCGGACGCCTGGCGCTATCTGGTCGAGGTCCAGGACGCGGGGAAGCCGGCGGACGTCACCGGCTACCGCTGA
- a CDS encoding L,D-transpeptidase family protein, whose protein sequence is MGDIRRRGIVALGVTGLVAPLTLALGAAPAQAASCTTQAGPYQKQVEKFLGRPVDGKQSGADCSAVRAFQNKHGITPNIGYAGPVTWGVMNLMNKQKAVGNKPNKAGACPTNKGRIACVNLTLQISWIQDGSRLVYGPVPVRTGRDGYETRTGLKKIYWRHLNHVSTIYNVSMPYSQFFDGGQAFHSVGVSMWNPPGSHGCVNMTSTAAKKYWSLLKTGDDVFVYGRKPGT, encoded by the coding sequence ATGGGGGACATACGCAGACGAGGGATCGTCGCGCTGGGGGTCACGGGACTCGTAGCGCCGCTCACGCTCGCGCTGGGCGCGGCGCCGGCGCAGGCCGCGAGCTGTACGACGCAGGCCGGGCCGTACCAGAAGCAGGTGGAGAAGTTCCTCGGCCGGCCCGTCGACGGCAAGCAGTCCGGCGCCGACTGCAGTGCCGTCCGCGCCTTCCAGAACAAGCACGGCATCACGCCCAACATCGGCTACGCCGGGCCGGTCACCTGGGGCGTGATGAACCTCATGAACAAGCAGAAGGCGGTCGGCAACAAGCCCAACAAGGCGGGCGCCTGCCCGACCAACAAGGGCCGAATCGCCTGTGTGAACCTCACCCTGCAGATCAGCTGGATCCAGGACGGCAGCCGGCTCGTCTACGGGCCCGTCCCCGTCCGCACCGGCCGCGACGGGTACGAGACGCGCACCGGTCTGAAGAAGATCTACTGGCGCCACCTCAACCACGTGTCGACCATCTACAACGTGTCGATGCCGTACAGCCAGTTCTTCGACGGCGGACAGGCCTTCCACTCGGTCGGCGTGAGCATGTGGAACCCGCCGGGCTCCCACGGCTGCGTCAACATGACGTCGACGGCCGCCAAGAAGTACTGGTCCCTGCTGAAGACCGGCGACGACGTCTTCGTCTACGGCCGCAAGCCGGGAACCTGA
- a CDS encoding S1 family peptidase, with protein MRHVRRRTVRRVTRLAAVGGLLLGGAMVTQAAMASEPPAATATVRSAAEPVVSNPGAALVGKLGTARTAGTWIADDGRPVVAVTDKETADAVRAAGVEAKVVAHSMNELKSATATLRSAPKVPGTAWVMDYRTNQVVVRADSTVSAADWSRLTDTAAGIGSFVRMERTAGTFTTRINGAQPILSTGGRCSAGFNVTDGKSDYILTAGHCGPTGSTWFADNQAERQVGRTVNSNFPGSDFSLVQYANGKAGDGADVVAIGNGNGVRITGAGDAAVGQRVFRSGSTSGLHDGQVTGLDATVNYPEGTVGGLIETNVCAEPGDSGGPMFSDGIALGVTSGGSGDCRTGGTTFFQPVTNALAQLGGVQLIVAAPSAGAQGGNQAPAGGPSPASSPTQAAIAPGSASPGTTTPVTGGAGAVSLAARLTDPRNIGPGLLVIAGSMVALVATRYFRAEQDRKAYQRYYSATWG; from the coding sequence ATGAGGCACGTACGACGACGGACCGTCCGGCGAGTGACCCGGCTGGCGGCGGTCGGCGGACTCCTCCTGGGAGGGGCCATGGTCACGCAGGCGGCCATGGCGAGCGAACCGCCCGCCGCCACGGCGACGGTGCGCAGCGCCGCCGAGCCCGTCGTCAGCAATCCGGGGGCGGCGCTCGTCGGCAAGCTCGGCACCGCGCGCACCGCGGGAACCTGGATCGCGGACGACGGACGGCCGGTGGTCGCGGTCACCGACAAGGAGACGGCGGACGCGGTCCGCGCGGCGGGCGTCGAGGCGAAGGTCGTCGCGCACAGCATGAACGAGCTCAAGTCGGCCACGGCGACCCTGCGGTCCGCGCCCAAGGTGCCGGGCACCGCCTGGGTGATGGACTACCGGACCAACCAGGTCGTCGTGCGGGCCGACAGCACGGTGTCGGCCGCCGACTGGTCGCGGCTGACGGACACGGCCGCCGGCATCGGCAGTTTCGTGCGCATGGAGCGCACCGCCGGCACGTTCACCACCCGGATCAACGGCGCGCAGCCCATCCTGTCGACCGGCGGACGCTGCTCGGCCGGCTTCAACGTGACGGACGGCAAGAGCGACTACATCCTCACCGCCGGGCACTGCGGGCCCACCGGTTCGACCTGGTTCGCCGACAACCAGGCCGAGCGGCAGGTGGGCCGGACGGTGAACTCGAACTTCCCCGGCAGCGACTTCTCCCTGGTGCAGTACGCGAACGGCAAGGCGGGCGACGGCGCGGACGTCGTGGCCATCGGCAACGGCAACGGGGTGCGCATCACGGGCGCCGGTGACGCGGCCGTGGGCCAGCGGGTGTTCCGCAGCGGCAGCACCAGCGGGCTGCACGACGGTCAGGTCACCGGCCTGGACGCGACGGTGAACTACCCGGAGGGCACGGTCGGCGGGCTCATCGAGACCAACGTGTGCGCCGAACCGGGCGACAGCGGCGGCCCGATGTTCTCCGACGGCATCGCCCTCGGCGTCACCTCCGGCGGCAGCGGCGACTGCCGGACGGGCGGCACGACGTTCTTCCAGCCGGTCACGAACGCGCTGGCCCAGCTCGGCGGCGTCCAGCTGATCGTGGCCGCGCCCTCCGCGGGGGCCCAGGGCGGCAACCAGGCGCCGGCGGGCGGTCCCTCGCCCGCCTCCTCCCCCACCCAGGCGGCGATCGCGCCGGGTTCCGCCTCTCCCGGCACGACGACGCCGGTGACGGGCGGCGCGGGCGCCGTGTCCCTGGCCGCGCGGCTGACGGATCCGAGGAACATCGGTCCGGGGCTGCTGGTCATCGCCGGCAGCATGGTCGCCCTCGTCGCGACCCGGTACTTCCGCGCCGAGCAGGACCGCAAGGCCTACCAGCGCTACTACTCGGCGACCTGGGGGTAA
- a CDS encoding PPOX class F420-dependent oxidoreductase — MDDKAIERLAAGKYLLITSYRKNGTGVATPVWVVRDGDALGAWSAADAWKVKRIRARGDVLVGPCDVRGRPTGEQVPGRAEICDAHTTARYRTLLARKYGVVGRLTLFGSRLRRGADGTVGIRITL, encoded by the coding sequence ATGGACGACAAGGCGATCGAGCGGCTGGCCGCGGGCAAGTACCTGCTGATCACCAGCTACCGGAAGAACGGCACCGGGGTCGCCACCCCCGTGTGGGTGGTGCGCGACGGCGACGCCCTCGGGGCCTGGTCGGCCGCCGACGCCTGGAAGGTCAAGCGCATCCGGGCCCGCGGCGACGTGCTGGTCGGCCCGTGCGACGTCCGCGGGCGGCCCACCGGCGAACAGGTGCCGGGGCGGGCGGAGATCTGCGACGCGCACACCACCGCCCGCTACCGCACCCTGCTGGCCCGCAAGTACGGCGTCGTGGGCCGGCTCACCCTGTTCGGCAGCCGGCTGCGCCGCGGCGCGGACGGGACCGTGGGCATCCGCATCACGCTGTGA
- a CDS encoding alpha/beta hydrolase family protein — MNRARRIGVTAVAALAALAGTPGLAQARPPSQARPPAAPADSALPPGWRVAGEGAARQLVWRSPRPVPPGDARVEFHAGGRLLGAPRPGSDGRTFRLPLDAAGGAPLKDLRVLASGRRLDAPAAEAAPGHRRSRTAPRLPARPAANAVDPGRPGPYRTLSGEYDLAPVRLPGYDRPVEMRAVVVAPKGATGRRPLALFLHGRHATCYKPGAEDDVNIDWPCPAGTKEIPSHKGYLKDQRLLASQGYVTVSISANGVNGQDWAAEDAGAQGRSSLVRRHLARWADWAAHPGKAPAVVREAPRADLSRVLLVGHSRGGEGVNRAAMDSLYPPPPAQDGYRGPVRWKIRGTVLIGPTIFGQNPVADVPSTTILPGCDGDVSDLEGETYLDGTRGVSRGTALHSAVYVVGANHNFFNSEWTPGQSEAPASDDFYDEPDSPDPVCSAGAPTRLSADAQHQAGATYIAAAARLFVGGDDRVRPLLDGTGRSAPSAGPARVLTHAVGARRTGGFLPDDGVKVTGARVCRADSDPAKACLGEDALGMSPHFGWWDLETDSAKRAVALRWSAPGGPTRITPAAPVSLAGAKSLALRVFVPPNSVGTALDVAVTDASGRRADLGRITADGLPGSSRTASYWARELRVPLTAATRAGLDLRHVRSLSLTPRSASGQAWFMDAWGWAPGTPAVKAAALPRIDVGRLTVREGDSGARAYHVPVRVSGHGAGTARFYVVDPLTGTATEKVVRVRPGATAVDVRVEVRGDTLFGADEEHNLLVKAVRGTVVGSHRGGVTARNDDPAPAVTLTPAVLAAEGEPLTWRVSLSAPAEVPLWYPVRLLPVVNGAELSTKDVDPRWLEDVSGHRPDPELPLSQVELYTGPDLPAGATSAEFTVPTVRDQVAEPEESVRLTLTDESGEPLPDAPTATGTVVDAP, encoded by the coding sequence TTGAACCGTGCCCGGCGAATAGGCGTCACCGCCGTGGCCGCGCTCGCGGCCCTGGCGGGAACACCCGGACTGGCACAAGCCCGACCACCGTCCCAGGCGAGGCCGCCCGCCGCGCCCGCCGACAGTGCGCTGCCCCCGGGCTGGCGCGTGGCCGGCGAAGGCGCCGCCCGTCAGCTGGTGTGGCGCTCGCCCCGGCCCGTGCCGCCCGGCGACGCCCGGGTGGAGTTCCATGCGGGCGGCAGGCTGCTCGGGGCTCCGCGGCCGGGCAGCGACGGCCGCACGTTCCGGCTGCCGCTCGACGCGGCCGGCGGCGCCCCCCTGAAGGACCTGCGGGTGCTCGCGAGCGGACGACGGCTGGACGCGCCCGCCGCCGAGGCCGCCCCCGGGCACCGGCGTTCGCGCACCGCGCCGCGGCTCCCCGCCCGGCCCGCGGCGAACGCCGTGGACCCCGGCAGACCGGGCCCGTACCGCACGCTGTCCGGCGAGTACGACCTGGCCCCGGTGCGGCTGCCGGGCTACGACCGGCCCGTCGAGATGCGGGCCGTCGTCGTCGCGCCGAAGGGCGCCACCGGCAGGCGGCCGCTCGCGCTGTTCCTGCACGGCCGTCACGCGACCTGCTACAAGCCGGGCGCCGAGGACGACGTGAACATCGACTGGCCCTGCCCCGCGGGAACGAAGGAGATCCCCAGCCACAAGGGCTATCTCAAGGACCAGCGGCTGCTCGCCTCCCAGGGGTACGTCACCGTCTCGATCTCGGCCAACGGCGTCAACGGGCAGGACTGGGCGGCCGAGGACGCCGGCGCGCAGGGCCGTTCCTCCCTGGTCCGCCGTCATCTCGCCCGCTGGGCCGACTGGGCCGCCCACCCGGGCAAGGCCCCGGCCGTGGTGCGCGAAGCACCCCGGGCCGACCTCTCCAGGGTGCTGCTCGTCGGGCACTCGCGCGGCGGCGAGGGCGTCAACCGGGCGGCCATGGACAGCCTGTACCCGCCGCCGCCCGCCCAGGACGGCTACCGCGGCCCGGTCCGCTGGAAGATCCGCGGGACGGTGCTCATCGGACCGACGATCTTCGGCCAGAATCCGGTCGCCGACGTCCCCTCGACGACCATCCTGCCCGGCTGCGACGGCGACGTCTCCGACCTCGAGGGCGAGACCTACCTCGACGGGACGCGCGGCGTCAGCCGGGGAACCGCCCTGCACAGCGCCGTCTACGTGGTCGGCGCCAACCACAACTTCTTCAACAGCGAGTGGACCCCCGGACAGTCCGAGGCCCCGGCCTCGGACGACTTCTACGACGAGCCGGATTCCCCGGACCCGGTCTGCTCGGCGGGTGCCCCGACCCGGCTGAGCGCCGACGCGCAGCACCAGGCCGGCGCGACCTACATCGCGGCCGCCGCCCGGCTGTTCGTCGGCGGCGACGACCGGGTGCGGCCCTTGCTGGACGGCACCGGACGGAGCGCGCCCTCCGCGGGACCGGCCCGCGTCCTGACGCACGCGGTCGGCGCCCGGCGCACGGGCGGCTTCCTGCCCGACGACGGGGTGAAGGTGACGGGCGCACGCGTGTGCCGGGCCGACTCCGACCCGGCGAAAGCCTGTCTGGGCGAGGACGCCCTGGGCATGTCCCCCCACTTCGGGTGGTGGGACCTGGAGACGGACAGCGCCAAGCGCGCGGTCGCCCTGCGCTGGTCCGCGCCGGGCGGGCCGACGAGGATCACGCCCGCCGCCCCGGTCTCCCTCGCGGGCGCGAAGAGCCTGGCGCTGCGCGTGTTCGTGCCGCCGAACAGCGTCGGCACCGCGCTGGACGTGGCCGTCACCGACGCCTCCGGCCGCCGCGCCGACCTCGGCCGGATCACCGCCGACGGGCTGCCCGGCTCGTCCCGTACGGCCTCGTACTGGGCGCGTGAACTGCGGGTGCCGCTGACCGCCGCGACCCGCGCCGGGCTCGACCTGCGGCACGTCAGGTCGCTGTCCCTCACGCCGCGTTCCGCGTCCGGGCAGGCGTGGTTCATGGACGCCTGGGGCTGGGCTCCCGGCACGCCCGCGGTGAAGGCGGCGGCGCTGCCGCGCATCGATGTCGGGCGGCTCACGGTGCGTGAGGGCGACTCCGGCGCCCGCGCCTACCACGTGCCGGTCCGGGTCTCCGGGCACGGCGCCGGCACGGCCCGCTTCTACGTGGTCGATCCCCTGACCGGCACGGCGACGGAGAAGGTGGTGAGGGTCCGGCCCGGCGCCACTGCCGTCGACGTGCGGGTCGAGGTGCGGGGCGACACGCTCTTCGGGGCCGACGAGGAGCACAACCTGCTGGTGAAGGCCGTGCGCGGCACGGTCGTCGGCTCCCACCGGGGCGGGGTCACGGCGCGCAACGACGACCCGGCGCCGGCGGTGACCCTGACGCCCGCCGTCCTGGCGGCCGAGGGCGAGCCGCTGACCTGGCGGGTCTCGCTCTCCGCGCCCGCCGAGGTCCCCCTGTGGTATCCGGTACGGCTCCTGCCCGTCGTAAACGGGGCCGAGCTGTCCACCAAGGACGTGGACCCGCGCTGGCTGGAGGACGTCTCCGGACACCGGCCCGACCCCGAACTCCCGCTGTCCCAGGTGGAGTTGTACACCGGGCCCGATCTGCCGGCCGGCGCCACGAGCGCGGAGTTCACCGTTCCGACGGTGCGGGACCAGGTCGCCGAACCCGAGGAGTCGGTGCGCCTGACGCTGACGGACGAGTCGGGCGAGCCGCTGCCGGACGCCCCGACCGCGACCGGAACGGTCGTGGACGCGCCGTAA
- a CDS encoding Zn-ribbon domain-containing OB-fold protein, whose product MYHHSGNVVQQAAGSAAGLLDRASADGDTILFQRCTWCGTAMYHRLLCPVCQGSDLRTERSEGTGTVRHATVVHRNTPAARNVSLVEMAEGFVVRGRVMGPLIGIHSGDRVRLSTVKDPVRGEPVFQLLDEPYRAWH is encoded by the coding sequence GTGTACCACCACTCAGGAAACGTCGTCCAGCAGGCCGCCGGCTCCGCGGCGGGCCTCCTCGACCGCGCGAGCGCGGACGGCGACACGATCCTCTTCCAGCGCTGCACCTGGTGCGGCACCGCCATGTACCACCGTCTCCTGTGTCCGGTCTGCCAGGGCAGCGACCTGCGCACGGAGCGCAGCGAGGGCACCGGCACGGTGCGCCACGCCACCGTGGTGCACCGCAACACCCCCGCCGCGCGCAACGTGTCGCTCGTCGAGATGGCCGAGGGGTTCGTCGTCCGCGGCCGGGTCATGGGCCCGCTCATCGGCATCCACAGCGGCGACCGCGTCCGCCTGTCGACCGTCAAGGACCCGGTGCGCGGCGAGCCGGTCTTCCAGCTCCTCGACGAGCCGTACCGAGCCTGGCACTAG
- a CDS encoding TetR family transcriptional regulator: MRDALIAAAFRLFLERGYEQTTVEDIVTLAGVGRRSFFRYFPSKEDVVFPDHERCLADMTAFLAASGPRHEPVRRVCDAARLVLLMYAENPSFSVQRYRLTKQVPGLRAYELSVVWRYERALAEYLRGRFSGRPDGDLRADVIAAAVVAAHNNALRSWLRSDGQGEATATVDHALAYVRAAFGPDPAPAPAPAPSPLTDERPEEHGDPARCAVERPDDVVVVVSRRGAPLWRVVQEIETALRRD; this comes from the coding sequence ATGCGGGACGCCCTGATCGCGGCGGCCTTCCGGCTGTTCCTGGAGCGGGGCTACGAGCAGACCACCGTCGAGGACATCGTGACGCTCGCGGGGGTCGGCCGGCGGTCGTTCTTCCGCTACTTCCCCTCCAAGGAGGACGTGGTCTTCCCCGACCACGAGCGTTGCCTGGCCGACATGACCGCCTTCCTCGCCGCGAGCGGGCCCCGGCACGAGCCGGTGCGCCGCGTGTGCGACGCCGCCCGGCTGGTCCTGCTCATGTACGCGGAGAACCCCTCGTTCTCGGTGCAGCGCTACCGGCTCACCAAGCAGGTGCCCGGGCTGCGCGCCTATGAGCTGTCGGTGGTCTGGCGGTACGAGCGCGCCCTCGCCGAGTACCTGCGGGGCCGCTTCTCCGGACGGCCCGACGGCGACCTGCGGGCCGACGTGATCGCCGCCGCGGTCGTCGCCGCCCACAACAACGCGCTGCGCTCCTGGCTGCGTTCGGACGGCCAGGGCGAGGCGACCGCCACCGTGGACCACGCGCTGGCGTACGTGCGGGCCGCGTTCGGCCCGGACCCGGCTCCGGCTCCGGCACCGGCACCGTCCCCGCTCACCGACGAACGGCCGGAAGAGCACGGCGATCCCGCCCGGTGCGCCGTCGAACGCCCCGACGACGTCGTGGTCGTCGTCTCGCGGCGCGGGGCCCCGCTGTGGCGGGTGGTGCAGGAGATCGAGACGGCCCTGCGACGCGACTGA
- a CDS encoding bifunctional methylenetetrahydrofolate dehydrogenase/methenyltetrahydrofolate cyclohydrolase, which translates to MTTATLLDGKAAAADIKSELALRVQALKERGITPGLGTILVGDDAGSRSYVGGKHRDCAQVGIASLRVELPADASQADVEAAVLRLNADPACTGFIVQLPLPGHIDTHAVLELIDPVKDADGLHPTNLGRLVLGSPGPLPCTPRGIIDLLRRNHVPITGQQFCVIGCGVTVGRPLGLMLTRSTEHATVTLCHEATQDTAAHAREADVVVAAAGVAHLVRPDWIKPGATVLSVGLTRTVEGILGDVHPDVSDVAGSFAPPIGGVGPMTRAMLLTNVVEAAERG; encoded by the coding sequence GTGACCACCGCAACACTTCTCGACGGCAAGGCCGCCGCGGCCGACATCAAGAGCGAACTCGCCCTGCGCGTGCAGGCGTTGAAGGAGCGCGGGATCACCCCGGGGCTCGGCACCATCCTGGTCGGCGACGACGCGGGCAGCCGGTCCTACGTCGGCGGCAAGCACCGCGACTGCGCGCAGGTCGGCATCGCCTCCCTCCGGGTCGAGCTGCCGGCCGACGCCTCTCAGGCCGATGTGGAGGCCGCCGTGCTGCGGCTGAACGCCGACCCGGCGTGCACCGGCTTCATCGTGCAGCTCCCGCTGCCCGGCCACATCGACACCCATGCCGTGCTGGAGCTGATCGACCCGGTCAAGGACGCGGACGGCCTCCACCCGACGAACCTGGGCCGGCTGGTGCTGGGCAGCCCCGGCCCGCTGCCCTGCACCCCGCGCGGGATCATCGACCTGCTGCGCCGCAACCACGTGCCGATCACCGGCCAGCAGTTCTGCGTCATCGGCTGCGGGGTGACCGTGGGCCGGCCGCTGGGCCTGATGCTGACCCGCAGCACCGAGCACGCCACGGTGACCCTGTGCCACGAGGCCACCCAGGACACGGCCGCGCACGCCCGGGAGGCGGACGTCGTGGTGGCCGCAGCCGGCGTCGCGCACCTGGTCAGGCCCGACTGGATCAAGCCGGGCGCGACGGTGCTGAGCGTGGGCCTGACCCGCACGGTCGAGGGCATCCTCGGCGACGTGCATCCCGACGTGAGCGACGTCGCCGGGTCGTTCGCCCCGCCGATCGGCGGGGTCGGACCGATGACCCGGGCGATGCTGCTGACCAACGTCGTCGAGGCGGCGGAGCGCGGCTGA
- a CDS encoding peptidoglycan-binding domain-containing protein, whose product MPTPEETGQPHERPVLEPIRVLRPRNTDALAELIREMAGPGRDADAYEAVPLPPAGDGARTEELPPVAPAAARTTAATGPPGGSDWTSERDRPGPLPAGARRGTGVRRGPDGRGAGPAARGRSAPGAAAAAGGGRARARPAGAGSDEGLRRGAIAVGVCAAALVGFAGALLLPGRGGEAAAETPPPAAAAPPVPSAAATASADPDGAGTLREGDSGPAVTDLQRRLLRIPDVYGHGTADGRYDTALAAAVARFQLWYGIRGDESGVYGDDTRRDLESRTASPAG is encoded by the coding sequence GTGCCGACACCGGAGGAAACCGGGCAGCCGCACGAACGCCCGGTCCTGGAACCCATCCGGGTCCTGCGACCGCGCAACACCGACGCCCTCGCGGAGCTGATCCGCGAGATGGCCGGGCCGGGCCGGGACGCCGACGCCTATGAGGCGGTCCCGCTGCCGCCGGCCGGGGACGGGGCGCGGACGGAGGAACTCCCGCCCGTCGCCCCGGCCGCCGCGCGCACGACGGCCGCGACAGGGCCCCCGGGCGGCTCGGACTGGACGAGTGAGCGCGACCGCCCGGGTCCCCTGCCCGCCGGCGCCCGGAGGGGAACCGGCGTCCGGCGCGGACCGGACGGCCGGGGCGCGGGCCCGGCGGCACGGGGGCGGAGCGCGCCGGGAGCCGCCGCGGCGGCGGGCGGCGGACGGGCACGCGCCCGTCCCGCCGGGGCGGGCTCCGACGAGGGGCTGCGGCGCGGCGCGATCGCGGTGGGCGTGTGCGCGGCGGCCCTGGTGGGTTTCGCGGGCGCGCTCCTGCTGCCGGGCCGGGGCGGCGAGGCCGCCGCCGAGACGCCCCCGCCGGCGGCCGCGGCCCCGCCCGTTCCCTCGGCCGCCGCGACCGCCTCCGCCGACCCCGACGGCGCGGGCACGCTGCGGGAGGGCGACAGCGGTCCCGCGGTGACCGACCTCCAGCGGCGGCTGCTGCGCATCCCCGACGTCTACGGCCACGGCACGGCCGACGGCCGCTACGACACCGCCCTCGCCGCGGCCGTGGCGCGGTTCCAGCTCTGGTACGGCATCCGCGGCGACGAGAGCGGGGTCTACGGCGACGACACCCGCCGCGACCTGGAGTCGCGCACCGCCTCGCCCGCCGGATGA